From Bicyclus anynana chromosome 7, ilBicAnyn1.1, whole genome shotgun sequence, the proteins below share one genomic window:
- the LOC112048587 gene encoding ankyrin repeat domain-containing protein 11 isoform X4: protein MESLGQGEHLEGKEATPQEKRNAENKDDGAQLSSGVVSSTQDDLAPIAGSKKSYIEDSQEAEPAEDETSKRKKRKDNEDKELMGKPAPVARGSTGRILTLSKPPGPASKTGAAPLKSGANQGKASGSSSSGKGGQSQGKGSGAGKAGSQSHQGKSGSAKGASSSHAGKQDTKSPIPSLKQSHGKDNDDEEHKAESTAPKVPPLKIVIPGGASGSGSRNDQEGEGGSGQRGSGKGRSGSSTLPYVIPCTSTDTGQTSDSSDNCDDKRTTETGKAGQRVLRSHRTNDGDKDKGRTSPTGSEARSGSNQALNSKSPSRSSHDTDHAHPSTSGTSGRNEAAGSSADLHPRKRKLKSSKESHSRDHKTETPDSTTTHNVTHSNPYQMYIHIRKQIDQRQKALFPVKPKPPKDFNKYLMNRCTYTLQNTVNPEPQVEVPHNMPQQMVNQFMDHEKDRMQLRIQHLVEKEKLVLAVEQEILRVHGRAERAVANQALPFSVCTILRDKEVYNVSAPEQEEKRNAQRSRCNGRQINSWLQEVDDKWEKIKEGMLKRQHTEAETLHAVQLMDWEWKLKEMGLCDYKTAPKIDPTHVPQIHVSNFDLPA, encoded by the exons ATGGAGAGCCTAGGGCAGGGAGAGCATTTAGAGGGGAAGGAAGCTACTCCACAAGAGAAACGTAATGCTGAGAACAAAGAtg atGGAGCCCAGTTAAGTAGTGGTGTAGTATCCTCTACCCAAGATGATTTGGCTCCTATTGCTGGTAGTAAGAAGTCCTATATAGAAGATAGCCAAGAAGCAGAGCCAGCAGAAGATGAGACATCAAAACGGAAGAAGAGGAAAGATAATGAAGATAAGGAACTAATGGGCAAGCCGGCACCAGTAGCCCGGGGCAGTACAGGAcg AATCCTAACCCTTAGCAAACCTCCGGGACCGGCCAGCAAAACGGGTGCGGCACCTCTGAAGAGCGGTGCTAATCAGGGCAAGGCATCTGGTTCTTCCTCATCTGGGAAAGGAGGCCAATCGCAGGGAAAGGGCAGCGGAGCTGGGAAGGCTGGCTCACAGAGTCATCAG GGTAAATCGGGATCTGCGAAAGGGGCTTCAAGCTCACATGCAGGTAAGCAAGATACGAAGAGCCCCATCCCGAGCTTGAAGCAAAGCCATGGGAAGGACAATGATGACGAAGAGCATAAGGCCGAGTCGACTGCCCCGAAAGTGCCGCCACTGAAAATCGTCATACCAGGCGGAGCGAGTGGTTCTGGTAGCAGAAATGATCAAGAGGGAGAag GCGGCTCGGGGCAAAGAGGCAGCGGCAAGGGTCGCAGTGGCTCGTCGACTTTGCCCTACGTGATACCGTGCACCAGCACTGACACCGGCCAGACCTCCGACAGCTCGGACAATTGCGACGACAAGAGGACCACCGAAACTGGCAAG GCAGGACAAAGAGTACTCCGCTCCCACAGAACGAATGACGGTGATAAAGATAAGGGGAGGACCTCTCCAACGGGGTCGGAGGCTCGCTCGGGATCGAATCAGGCTTTGAATTCCAAAAGTCCATCGCGCTCT AGCCATGACACGGACCACGCGCACCCTTCGACCTCCGGGACTAGTGGAAGAAACGAAGCAG CAGGGTCATCGGCGGACCTGCACCCGCGTAAGCGCAAGCTCAAATCCTCAAAGGAAAGTCACTCGCGGGATCACAAGACCGAAACTCCCGACAGCACCACTACTCACAATGTGACACATTCCAACCCGTACCAGATGTACATACACATACGGAAACAG ATTGACCAACGGCAGAAGGCGTTGTTCCCAGTGAAGCCCAAACCGCCGAAGGATTTCAACAAGTATCTAATGAACAGGTGCACTTACACCTTGCAAAACACTGTGAATCCAGAACCACAGGTTGAAGTACCACACAACATGCCCCAACAAATGGTCAACCAATTTATGGATCATGAAAAGGATAG GATGCAGTTACGTATACAACACTTGGTAGAAAAAGAGAAGTTGGTTCTGGCGGTGGAACAAGAAATATTGCGTGTGCACGGGCGCGCCGAACGCGCTGTCGCTAATCAG GCTCTTCCTTTTTCGGTGTGCACAATACTGCGCGACAAGGAAGTGTACAACGTGTCGGCACCGGAGCAGGAAGAGAAGCGCAACGCGCAGCGCTCCCGCTGTAACGGCCGCCAGATCAACTCCTGGCTGCAGGAGGTGGACGACAAGTGGGAGAAGATCAAG GAAGGTATGCTGAAACGACAACATACGGAGGCGGAGACGTTGCACGCGGTACAGCTGATGGACTGGGAGTGGAAGCTCAAGGAGATGGGGCTCTGCGACTATAAGACCGCGCCCAAGATCGACCCCACGCACGTACCGCAAATACACGTGTCGAATTTTGACTTGCCCGCTTGA